Proteins encoded in a region of the Calypte anna isolate BGI_N300 chromosome 15, bCalAnn1_v1.p, whole genome shotgun sequence genome:
- the LOC103536644 gene encoding carbonic anhydrase 15 isoform X5 — protein MTRRIPSVWLGVCPWCPCSSFAGPSHWKELKATCGGNKQSPVNIDRRRLHRDSGLGDILFEGYDQAPPGKWRLTNDGHTVMLSLASELASEHITISGGGLPGRYRALQLHFHWGSLAGNGSEHTIDGHQLPMELHIVHINVKYRTLAEAKGHPNGLAVLGFFFQVSETPNTNYNTIVAGLRNISRAGDSVDLASTFRLSTLLPHTNQLSGYYRYQGSLTTPDCSEVVIWTIFEEPVEIGQEQLQAFVTTLHFPAMGPTLLKMTNNFRPPQPLHTRKVFSSRAATASAGSPCGGRCQLPSPLLLMVLLSSFSPTL, from the exons TGGCTCGGTGTCTGCCCGTGGtgcccctgctcctcctttgCAGGGCCCAGCCACTGGAAGGAGCTGAAAGCCACCTGTGGTGGCAACAAGCAGTCCCCTGTCAACATCGACAGACGCCGGCTGCATCGGGACAGTGGCCTCGGGGACATCCTCTTCGAGGGCTATGACCAGGCCCCCCCGGGCAAGTGGAGACTGACAAATGATGGGCACACAG TGATGCTGAGCCTGGCAAGTGAGTTGGCCTCCGAGCACATCACCATCAGCGGCGGGGGCCTCCCTGGCAGGTACCGTGCTTTGCAGCTCCACTTCCACTGGGGAAGCCTGGCTGGGAATGGCTCTGAGCACACCATCGATGGGCACCAGCTCCCTATGGAG CTGCACATTGTCCACATCAATGTCAAGTACCGGACGCTGGCAGAGGCCAAGGGACATCCCAACGGGCTGGCCGTCCTTGGCTTCTTCTTCCAG GTCTCTGAAACCCCCAACACCAACTACAACACCATAGTGGCAGGGCTGAGGAACATCTCCCGTGCTG GGGACTCTGTGGATTTGGCCTCTACCTTCCGCCTGAGCACTCTGCTGCCACACACCAACCAGCTCTCTGGGTACTATCGCTACCAGGGCTCCCTCACCACCCCTGACTGCAGTGAAGTTGTCATCTGGACCATCTTCGAGGAGCCAGTGGAGATTGGCCAGGAGCAG CTGCAGGCGTTTGTCACCACCCTCCACTTCCCAGCCATGGGCCCCACGCTCCTAAAAATGACCAACAACTTCCGCCCGCCGCAGCCCCTCCACACCCGCAAGGTCTTCTCCTCCAGAGCAGCCACGGCCAGCGCTGGGTCACCCTGTGGGGGACGCTGCCAGCTaccctcccctctgctcctgatggtcctgctcagctccttctcACCCACCCTGTAG
- the LOC103536644 gene encoding carbonic anhydrase 15 isoform X4, which yields MTRRIPSVQWLGVCPWCPCSSFAGPSHWKELKATCGGNKQSPVNIDRRRLHRDSGLGDILFEGYDQAPPGKWRLTNDGHTVMLSLASELASEHITISGGGLPGRYRALQLHFHWGSLAGNGSEHTIDGHQLPMELHIVHINVKYRTLAEAKGHPNGLAVLGFFFQVSETPNTNYNTIVAGLRNISRAGDSVDLASTFRLSTLLPHTNQLSGYYRYQGSLTTPDCSEVVIWTIFEEPVEIGQEQLQAFVTTLHFPAMGPTLLKMTNNFRPPQPLHTRKVFSSRAATASAGSPCGGRCQLPSPLLLMVLLSSFSPTL from the exons CAGTGGCTCGGTGTCTGCCCGTGGtgcccctgctcctcctttgCAGGGCCCAGCCACTGGAAGGAGCTGAAAGCCACCTGTGGTGGCAACAAGCAGTCCCCTGTCAACATCGACAGACGCCGGCTGCATCGGGACAGTGGCCTCGGGGACATCCTCTTCGAGGGCTATGACCAGGCCCCCCCGGGCAAGTGGAGACTGACAAATGATGGGCACACAG TGATGCTGAGCCTGGCAAGTGAGTTGGCCTCCGAGCACATCACCATCAGCGGCGGGGGCCTCCCTGGCAGGTACCGTGCTTTGCAGCTCCACTTCCACTGGGGAAGCCTGGCTGGGAATGGCTCTGAGCACACCATCGATGGGCACCAGCTCCCTATGGAG CTGCACATTGTCCACATCAATGTCAAGTACCGGACGCTGGCAGAGGCCAAGGGACATCCCAACGGGCTGGCCGTCCTTGGCTTCTTCTTCCAG GTCTCTGAAACCCCCAACACCAACTACAACACCATAGTGGCAGGGCTGAGGAACATCTCCCGTGCTG GGGACTCTGTGGATTTGGCCTCTACCTTCCGCCTGAGCACTCTGCTGCCACACACCAACCAGCTCTCTGGGTACTATCGCTACCAGGGCTCCCTCACCACCCCTGACTGCAGTGAAGTTGTCATCTGGACCATCTTCGAGGAGCCAGTGGAGATTGGCCAGGAGCAG CTGCAGGCGTTTGTCACCACCCTCCACTTCCCAGCCATGGGCCCCACGCTCCTAAAAATGACCAACAACTTCCGCCCGCCGCAGCCCCTCCACACCCGCAAGGTCTTCTCCTCCAGAGCAGCCACGGCCAGCGCTGGGTCACCCTGTGGGGGACGCTGCCAGCTaccctcccctctgctcctgatggtcctgctcagctccttctcACCCACCCTGTAG